A genomic segment from Clostridia bacterium encodes:
- a CDS encoding AAA family ATPase: MSELQPVTGKNTLGRTEYATSWEHISDELARLDIRIRLQFLKQCDNNKNRKSDGIFGQLRGMAISGSEIVQMLEEDTENCQYTEEIRALKAELKELDSRIESKRAASAEKGVYLALAELSQLLKLTHFEEQCIVICLAIELDRKYQKLFAILQDDMTLKKPCVDFVLTLLCESKEERIKARRYFDAEAPLPKYILCLTDGASGNHDPLISRVLKLEERIVNFLLGYNHMDSGLTYIVNGTYARKDTGSVYFSQEKHNKILKFVELHFSQVGKPRENVIFYFYGPDGYSKRQQAETLCNCLDINLIIADTVRLLENPAQLTEILLLLERETILLQSAIYFEDFDCLSGADDTYSTKIKYVLESIAKSCPLTFLSGESPGKVYKFVNGLSFIEMEFEVPPDRTRKELWEEMGKDYKFASDIDFDTLAGKFRFTPGKIKDTLFTAQELTRWRSNEDSRIGIKDLHAACRMQSSHKLGTLAQKLKPKYTWRDIVLLPDQVKQLEEICNQVKYRQLVNDTWGFGHKLSYGKGVNALFSGPPGTGKTMAAEVIANELDLDLYKIDLAQVVSKYIGETEKNLQKIFREASESNAILFFDEADALFGKRSEIKDAHDRYANVEIAFLLQKMEEYDGITILATNLFGNIDSAFIRRIQFVIEFSFPDEEYRKRIWEVTFPSETPLDKGVDFDLLASEIRLSGGNIKNIALAAAFLAAKDKDRVKMAHLLQAARREHQKLNRSWNESNLSRRVLEK; the protein is encoded by the coding sequence AACCGTAAGTCCGATGGAATCTTTGGACAGCTGAGAGGCATGGCTATATCCGGCAGTGAAATTGTGCAGATGTTGGAAGAGGATACCGAGAATTGCCAATATACTGAAGAGATACGTGCTTTAAAAGCAGAGCTGAAGGAGCTTGACAGCAGGATCGAGTCAAAGCGGGCTGCCAGCGCGGAAAAAGGAGTTTATCTGGCACTGGCAGAGCTGTCGCAGCTACTTAAGCTTACTCATTTTGAAGAGCAATGTATAGTTATTTGTCTGGCGATTGAGCTTGACCGGAAGTACCAAAAGCTATTCGCCATTTTACAGGATGATATGACTTTGAAAAAGCCCTGCGTGGATTTTGTATTGACTCTCCTCTGTGAAAGTAAGGAAGAGAGGATAAAGGCCCGTAGGTATTTTGACGCGGAAGCTCCGTTGCCTAAATATATCCTATGCTTAACTGATGGTGCATCTGGTAATCATGATCCGTTAATCTCACGTGTATTGAAGCTGGAAGAGCGTATTGTAAATTTTCTTCTGGGATACAATCATATGGATTCCGGGCTTACATATATAGTTAATGGAACTTATGCCCGTAAAGATACGGGAAGCGTATATTTTTCACAAGAAAAACATAATAAGATATTGAAATTTGTTGAATTACATTTTTCTCAAGTAGGGAAGCCCAGGGAGAATGTAATTTTTTATTTTTACGGGCCGGATGGCTATAGTAAGAGACAGCAGGCGGAGACGCTGTGCAATTGTTTGGACATCAATCTGATAATTGCGGATACGGTAAGATTGCTGGAAAACCCTGCACAACTAACTGAGATACTGCTGCTGCTGGAACGGGAAACAATCCTTTTGCAGAGTGCAATCTACTTTGAAGATTTTGACTGCTTGTCAGGCGCAGATGATACATACAGTACAAAAATCAAATACGTATTAGAGAGCATCGCTAAGTCATGTCCTCTGACTTTCCTATCGGGTGAGAGCCCCGGGAAGGTGTACAAATTTGTGAACGGGCTGAGTTTCATCGAAATGGAATTTGAAGTTCCGCCAGACCGTACCAGAAAAGAGTTGTGGGAAGAGATGGGCAAAGACTACAAATTCGCTTCCGATATTGATTTTGATACTTTGGCCGGAAAGTTCAGATTTACACCGGGAAAAATTAAAGACACGCTTTTTACAGCACAAGAGCTGACACGGTGGAGGTCAAACGAAGATAGCCGGATCGGTATAAAAGACCTGCACGCTGCCTGTCGGATGCAATCAAGCCATAAGCTGGGAACCCTTGCGCAAAAACTGAAGCCGAAATATACATGGAGAGATATTGTTCTCCTTCCCGATCAGGTAAAACAACTGGAAGAGATATGCAATCAGGTAAAGTACCGGCAGTTGGTGAATGATACGTGGGGCTTCGGGCATAAGCTTTCCTATGGAAAAGGGGTAAATGCGTTGTTTTCCGGGCCGCCCGGAACTGGAAAAACGATGGCCGCTGAGGTAATAGCCAATGAGCTTGACCTTGACCTTTATAAGATTGACCTTGCACAGGTAGTAAGCAAGTATATAGGAGAGACGGAGAAGAATCTCCAGAAAATATTCCGGGAAGCTTCCGAAAGCAATGCCATACTATTCTTTGATGAGGCGGATGCACTTTTCGGCAAGCGTTCCGAGATAAAAGATGCTCACGACCGGTATGCCAATGTGGAAATAGCATTTTTGCTTCAGAAGATGGAAGAGTATGACGGGATTACCATCCTTGCCACAAACCTGTTTGGCAATATAGACAGTGCATTTATACGACGTATCCAGTTTGTTATTGAGTTTTCCTTCCCTGATGAGGAATACAGAAAGCGCATATGGGAAGTGACGTTCCCGTCCGAAACTCCACTGGACAAAGGAGTGGATTTTGATCTATTGGCCAGTGAAATCAGGCTATCCGGCGGGAATATAAAAAATATTGCTCTTGCTGCAGCATTTCTTGCGGCAAAAGACAAGGACAGGGTTAAAATGGCACATTTGCTGCAGGCTGCACGGAGAGAACATCAGAAACTGAACCGATCCTGGAATGAAAGTAATTTAAGCAGGAGGGTGCTTGAAAAGTGA
- a CDS encoding Pvc16 family protein, whose protein sequence is MIRYLSKTLGELLKSELEAECGEINVVYYRPKEPPDNLETSTFNLFLYDIRENVELRSNEPIVQRRNGQGIVLSPPLRVACSYLVTAWPANKKEEEDMNLEEQRLLSLALQVFTQYPKIPEDFLQGELANQELPLPMVTFQADGLKNPAEFWSMTNSKMRAAFTITVTISLPVIADRSAPLVKQVFNRIEPAVENVGEAFVQIAGRVVDDKKAGIPEAIVDILGTKLRGMTDKEGVYTFPRVPPGMYTLRAVAMGFEVKTQKMFVPGKPDEYTITLKPL, encoded by the coding sequence GTGATACGATACTTGAGTAAAACCCTTGGAGAACTTTTAAAAAGTGAATTGGAAGCAGAATGCGGCGAAATAAATGTGGTATACTACCGCCCGAAGGAGCCGCCGGATAATCTGGAAACATCCACCTTCAACCTGTTTCTATATGATATACGTGAAAATGTTGAGTTGAGGAGTAATGAGCCGATTGTTCAGAGGAGGAATGGACAGGGGATTGTTCTCTCACCTCCTCTAAGAGTGGCGTGTTCCTATCTTGTTACGGCTTGGCCGGCTAATAAAAAGGAAGAGGAAGATATGAACCTGGAGGAGCAGCGTCTGCTAAGCCTTGCTTTACAGGTGTTTACCCAGTATCCGAAAATTCCGGAGGATTTTCTGCAAGGAGAACTTGCAAACCAAGAATTGCCCCTTCCTATGGTTACCTTTCAGGCAGATGGCTTGAAAAACCCTGCAGAGTTCTGGTCGATGACAAACAGTAAGATGCGTGCAGCATTTACAATTACAGTAACCATCAGCTTGCCTGTAATAGCTGATAGATCCGCCCCATTGGTAAAACAGGTTTTCAACCGTATAGAACCTGCTGTGGAAAATGTGGGGGAAGCTTTCGTGCAGATAGCCGGACGTGTGGTGGATGACAAGAAAGCGGGTATTCCGGAAGCTATAGTGGATATTCTGGGTACAAAGCTGCGTGGAATGACTGATAAGGAAGGTGTATATACCTTTCCCCGTGTTCCCCCGGGTATGTATACCCTACGTGCAGTTGCCATGGGGTTTGAGGTAAAAACACAGAAAATGTTTGTTCCCGGGAAACCGGATGAATATACAATTACTCTAAAACCGCTATGA
- a CDS encoding phage tail sheath subtilisin-like domain-containing protein, translating into MMTFNATGKAPGVYMLEETVRGPIPGVSTSIAAFIGPAETGPINEPVFLTNWTQFKERFGGYINAPMVYVTHALRGFFENGGNACYFVRAGKAKKAYTYLYDQLDPLNSKALFVEAKKEGAVTNLSVKVEESDPGLGSTTVYKNQVILAGIAENKLSVTAKTVVDAEKFKPGDVVLFERSASEGKPALSEEATIDRINGSTIILKAVLGSPFGTDTNVTMRVADLAGKDYIRLNSTQGIEPGSYIKVTQSKTTPAAPGTPPVTETLEEKGVVEQVDYTNKIVKLKKKLEKNFTLAQSDSNINVTTLEFNFIVIVDGNQTKYANLSMEPFHSHYFRKIINSDIVTVTLADPPSRAVPPQNLPSAITSPKNLEFGENENIAGLTPFHYQAAIDALNKLDDVNIICIPDNTSEVVQKYLIDHCGSKKDRFAILDANQDASVEGVKDQVNNHLKATTYAAIYYPWIVVANPADPTGRGRIKIPPSGHIAGLYARTDNTRGVHKAPANDSLNGVLDVERVLDDNEQGPLNDLGINVLRTFKGRGVVVWGARTLTEKSDTQWRYINVRRLLLYIEKSIQEATRFAVFEPSNPELWATIKRQVTDFLTRVWRNGALFGAAPEQAFKVKVDEELNPASIRTLGQLIIEVVVYPVTPAEYVVFRVIQQPNGPSINE; encoded by the coding sequence ATGATGACATTTAATGCAACGGGGAAAGCGCCCGGAGTCTACATGCTGGAAGAAACGGTACGTGGACCGATCCCGGGGGTGTCCACCAGTATTGCAGCGTTTATCGGACCGGCAGAAACGGGGCCTATAAATGAGCCTGTGTTTTTGACAAATTGGACACAGTTTAAAGAAAGATTCGGCGGATATATTAACGCTCCTATGGTTTATGTAACCCACGCTCTGAGGGGCTTTTTTGAGAATGGGGGAAACGCATGTTACTTTGTGCGTGCCGGTAAAGCTAAAAAGGCCTATACCTATCTATATGACCAGCTTGATCCCCTAAACAGCAAAGCTCTTTTTGTAGAAGCAAAAAAGGAAGGTGCAGTTACAAACCTGTCGGTTAAAGTGGAGGAATCTGATCCGGGACTGGGATCGACTACAGTATATAAAAATCAGGTCATACTGGCGGGAATAGCGGAAAATAAGTTGTCTGTCACGGCAAAAACAGTTGTGGATGCTGAGAAGTTCAAGCCTGGGGATGTAGTACTGTTTGAACGGTCAGCGTCCGAAGGGAAACCGGCTTTATCGGAAGAGGCAACCATAGACAGGATAAACGGAAGTACCATCATTTTAAAGGCAGTTCTCGGAAGTCCATTCGGTACCGATACCAATGTGACCATGCGGGTGGCAGATCTTGCAGGTAAAGACTATATCAGGTTGAACAGTACACAGGGTATTGAGCCAGGGTCTTATATAAAGGTCACCCAGAGCAAAACTACGCCTGCAGCACCTGGAACTCCTCCGGTAACCGAGACGCTAGAAGAGAAAGGGGTTGTGGAGCAGGTTGACTATACAAACAAAATTGTCAAACTAAAGAAGAAGCTTGAAAAGAATTTTACTCTGGCTCAAAGTGACAGCAACATCAATGTCACTACTTTGGAATTCAACTTTATTGTAATAGTGGACGGCAATCAGACAAAGTACGCAAACCTCTCCATGGAACCGTTCCACAGCCATTATTTCCGTAAGATAATCAATTCGGATATTGTGACTGTTACACTTGCTGATCCTCCAAGCAGGGCCGTTCCCCCACAAAACCTTCCCAGTGCAATTACAAGTCCAAAAAATCTGGAGTTCGGAGAGAACGAGAATATAGCCGGGCTTACACCTTTTCACTATCAGGCGGCTATTGATGCGCTGAATAAATTGGATGATGTGAACATAATCTGTATACCTGACAACACAAGTGAGGTAGTTCAGAAATATCTTATAGATCACTGCGGAAGTAAAAAAGACCGCTTTGCCATTCTGGATGCAAATCAGGATGCTTCTGTAGAAGGTGTGAAGGATCAGGTAAATAATCATCTGAAAGCTACCACTTACGCAGCTATATATTACCCTTGGATTGTGGTAGCAAACCCCGCTGACCCGACAGGTAGGGGGCGCATAAAAATTCCGCCATCAGGACATATAGCCGGGTTGTATGCACGTACGGATAATACAAGGGGAGTTCACAAGGCTCCTGCAAACGATTCTCTGAACGGGGTGCTGGATGTCGAAAGGGTTTTGGATGACAATGAGCAGGGACCGCTGAACGATCTTGGGATAAATGTATTGAGGACATTCAAAGGACGTGGAGTGGTTGTTTGGGGTGCCCGTACCCTTACTGAAAAATCGGACACACAATGGAGGTATATCAACGTCCGCAGATTGCTTCTGTATATTGAAAAATCAATACAGGAGGCAACAAGGTTTGCTGTTTTTGAACCAAGCAACCCTGAATTATGGGCTACTATTAAACGCCAGGTGACGGATTTTCTCACAAGAGTATGGCGTAATGGAGCTCTATTTGGAGCGGCACCGGAGCAGGCTTTTAAAGTCAAGGTGGATGAAGAACTGAACCCTGCCAGTATCCGCACACTGGGGCAGTTGATTATTGAAGTTGTAGTATACCCGGTTACTCCGGCTGAATATGTCGTATTCAGAGTGATACAGCAGCCTAATGGACCAAGTATAAATGAATAG
- a CDS encoding phage tail protein, giving the protein MPIAQRKDPYKNFRFRVQIDGIQVAGFSECSGFGSNVEVIEYREGGDPATVRKLPGKVSYPDITLKWGVTDTHELYDWHKSAIKGSVERKNGSIILLDDEGQEKVRWNFFDAWPSKWDGPDFNAKGNDVAIDTLTLSCERVERHE; this is encoded by the coding sequence ATGCCGATAGCACAACGCAAAGACCCATATAAGAATTTCAGATTCCGTGTACAGATTGATGGTATACAGGTAGCCGGTTTTTCAGAATGCAGCGGGTTTGGCTCCAATGTAGAAGTAATAGAATACCGTGAAGGAGGCGACCCTGCTACTGTGCGCAAACTACCGGGAAAGGTCAGCTATCCTGACATAACTCTCAAATGGGGTGTCACTGACACACATGAGCTCTATGATTGGCACAAAAGTGCGATAAAAGGAAGTGTCGAGCGCAAAAACGGCTCCATTATCCTTCTTGATGATGAAGGCCAGGAGAAGGTACGCTGGAATTTCTTCGATGCATGGCCAAGCAAATGGGACGGGCCGGATTTCAATGCAAAAGGAAATGATGTAGCAATCGATACACTTACACTGAGCTGTGAGAGGGTAGAGAGACATGAGTGA
- a CDS encoding zinc-ribbon domain-containing protein, whose translation MSDFQTEFDFVLPKGYLDKDGNLHKAGRMRLATAADEILPLKDPWVQANPAYLIIILLSRVITSLGTLSAINTKVIEQLFVPDLSYLQDFYNRINGSGTRVMGVTCPHCQKKFEVEPESSGE comes from the coding sequence ATGAGTGATTTTCAGACGGAGTTTGATTTTGTGCTTCCAAAGGGTTATCTGGATAAGGACGGAAATTTACATAAGGCAGGACGTATGCGGCTGGCAACAGCGGCAGATGAAATACTGCCCTTGAAAGATCCCTGGGTACAGGCAAATCCGGCATACCTGATTATTATACTGCTATCCCGGGTGATTACATCACTAGGAACTCTCAGCGCTATAAACACTAAGGTAATTGAACAGCTGTTTGTTCCTGATCTTTCGTACCTGCAGGATTTCTATAACCGTATCAACGGAAGCGGAACAAGGGTTATGGGGGTCACCTGTCCGCACTGTCAGAAAAAATTTGAGGTCGAGCCTGAGAGTTCGGGGGAGTGA
- a CDS encoding LysM peptidoglycan-binding domain-containing protein, producing MPLTKALILNLDDGVSIPVMFNPSEYQLQRTNNYAEIKVPGCDTTQIQFVQGDAQTLSVELFFDTSSQGFDVRSYTDQIVKLTKINPDTGEPPTLLFWWGTLVFSCIMTSVSHKYEYFDALGQALRARLSVTLKGYDYLEQFGDQMKVSPLSNLKGLVFKSGDTLQSLAGKEYKDTGKWRKIAEANKINNPLTIRPGTRLNIPKL from the coding sequence ATGCCGCTTACAAAAGCATTGATTCTTAATTTGGATGATGGTGTTTCCATACCTGTTATGTTCAATCCATCGGAATATCAATTGCAGAGAACTAACAACTATGCTGAAATAAAAGTTCCAGGCTGTGATACCACGCAAATTCAGTTTGTACAGGGAGATGCCCAGACACTATCGGTTGAGCTGTTCTTCGATACTTCGAGTCAGGGATTTGATGTAAGATCATACACGGATCAGATCGTCAAACTGACAAAAATCAACCCGGATACGGGAGAGCCGCCGACACTGCTATTTTGGTGGGGCACTCTTGTATTCAGCTGCATTATGACGAGCGTTTCACATAAGTATGAATACTTCGATGCCCTCGGTCAGGCTTTGAGAGCAAGGTTGAGTGTCACACTTAAAGGATATGACTATCTCGAACAGTTTGGGGATCAGATGAAGGTTTCCCCTTTGAGTAATCTGAAGGGGCTGGTTTTTAAATCGGGTGATACATTGCAGAGCCTGGCAGGAAAAGAATATAAGGATACGGGTAAATGGCGGAAGATTGCTGAAGCCAACAAAATAAACAATCCTTTGACAATCCGGCCCGGCACGAGATTAAACATTCCAAAATTATAG
- a CDS encoding phage baseplate assembly protein V, which yields MSMNNISGQYDSRGDKRIYGVITGVVIKNKDPQGKGRVKVKFPCLTDSEMGYWARMAAPMAGGDRGILFLPEEKDEVLVVFEEGDISRPYIIGALWNGKDKPPYSNEDGKNNLRIIKSRSGHIIRLDDTDGSEKIEIIDKSSKNSITIDTAKNSISIKSEKDISIDAPNGIIRLNSKSIEVSSSAETKVDAKAGLELKSSGNTVIKGATVNIN from the coding sequence ATGAGTATGAATAACATATCGGGACAATATGACAGTAGAGGGGACAAGCGTATTTACGGGGTTATTACCGGTGTTGTTATTAAGAATAAAGACCCACAGGGCAAAGGAAGGGTAAAGGTGAAGTTCCCTTGCCTTACCGATAGCGAAATGGGGTATTGGGCACGTATGGCGGCACCTATGGCTGGCGGTGACAGGGGAATACTGTTCCTGCCGGAGGAAAAAGATGAAGTTCTGGTAGTGTTTGAGGAAGGAGACATATCCAGACCCTATATCATAGGTGCACTGTGGAATGGAAAAGACAAACCGCCGTATTCAAACGAGGATGGAAAGAACAACTTGAGGATCATCAAATCCAGGAGTGGGCATATCATTCGTTTGGATGATACCGACGGTTCTGAGAAAATAGAGATTATTGATAAAAGCAGTAAAAACAGTATTACAATAGATACGGCAAAGAACTCAATAAGTATTAAGTCTGAAAAGGATATAAGTATTGATGCACCTAACGGGATAATCCGGCTGAACTCAAAGAGTATTGAAGTATCTTCTTCGGCAGAAACAAAAGTCGATGCAAAAGCAGGTCTGGAGCTGAAGAGTTCGGGGAATACGGTTATTAAAGGTGCAACTGTTAATATAAATTAA
- a CDS encoding PAAR domain-containing protein — translation MGMPAAKQGDRITASDMHLIQPPGTTSPVLVPHPFVGMIDGGLSSDVKIMGMAAATVNSTATNSPSHVPIGGTFIKPPQNKATIIIGSVTVFINGKAAARMGDTATTCNDPADLPAGQVIASGTVMIG, via the coding sequence ATGGGGATGCCTGCAGCAAAACAAGGAGACCGGATAACTGCCAGCGATATGCACTTGATTCAGCCCCCGGGGACTACATCGCCTGTATTGGTGCCACATCCTTTTGTCGGTATGATCGATGGAGGATTGAGCAGTGATGTGAAAATAATGGGTATGGCGGCAGCTACAGTGAACAGCACAGCCACCAACAGCCCTTCTCATGTGCCTATAGGAGGGACTTTTATAAAACCTCCTCAAAATAAGGCAACCATCATTATTGGTAGTGTGACGGTATTTATAAACGGGAAAGCCGCTGCGCGAATGGGTGATACTGCGACAACCTGCAATGATCCGGCAGATTTGCCGGCTGGGCAAGTGATTGCAAGCGGCACGGTTATGATTGGATAG
- a CDS encoding GPW/gp25 family protein gives MRDSTKKDKEFLGAGIAFPFCVDEKGQIKMNSLEDHIRQSIFLILNTAKGERVMRPDFGSGLNRLVFSNIDIATKALVKHEVEVALTRFEPRIKLLHVDVKDDARDKGVLSITLEYKVRQTDTVFNLVYPFYLERGGV, from the coding sequence ATGAGGGATTCTACAAAAAAAGACAAGGAGTTTTTAGGTGCGGGGATTGCATTTCCTTTTTGTGTTGATGAAAAAGGACAGATAAAAATGAATAGTCTGGAAGACCACATCCGGCAGTCTATTTTTCTGATTCTAAACACAGCAAAGGGAGAACGTGTGATGCGGCCTGATTTCGGCAGCGGACTAAACAGACTGGTTTTTTCCAATATAGATATAGCTACAAAAGCACTGGTCAAACACGAAGTTGAGGTGGCACTCACCAGGTTTGAACCACGGATAAAGCTTCTGCATGTGGATGTAAAGGATGATGCAAGGGATAAAGGGGTTCTCTCTATTACATTGGAGTACAAAGTAAGGCAAACAGATACGGTATTTAACCTGGTATACCCGTTTTATCTGGAAAGAGGGGGAGTTTGA